One genomic segment of Marinitoga piezophila KA3 includes these proteins:
- a CDS encoding GNAT family N-acetyltransferase — MDFKKASEVSKGIIVDLVNKTFADYEVPVNWTLTSFELDIRENSISLDDSYIVFEDEKPIGFSLVSIRGARGRIDAFGFLKEYRLKGYGSELLYYTLEKMKWKGISKVTLEVVDTETSAKKFYAKHGFKEKRVLESFIRYLEKTDEIKFGYSIVDHKWIHDRAVEALHYIGRKPNWQREPKTLDLSYDRYQMEKITSKGFSIGYVVWGMTSKGAFIVDVAPLVDETKYEDIVKDLLNRFADLKFKDVTMVSLPEDDPLNKILKKFNFNVFLKQVEMEKRIH, encoded by the coding sequence ATGGATTTCAAAAAAGCCAGTGAAGTTTCAAAAGGAATAATTGTCGATCTTGTAAATAAAACTTTTGCAGATTATGAAGTACCTGTCAATTGGACATTAACCTCATTTGAGCTTGATATAAGAGAAAATTCAATTTCTCTTGATGACTCTTATATAGTATTTGAGGACGAAAAACCCATTGGATTTTCATTGGTTTCAATTAGAGGAGCAAGGGGAAGAATCGATGCTTTTGGTTTTTTAAAGGAATACAGATTAAAAGGCTACGGTTCTGAGCTTTTATACTATACACTTGAAAAAATGAAATGGAAAGGCATTTCTAAAGTTACACTTGAGGTTGTAGATACTGAAACAAGCGCAAAAAAGTTTTATGCTAAACATGGTTTTAAAGAAAAACGCGTTTTGGAAAGCTTCATACGTTATTTAGAAAAAACTGATGAGATTAAATTTGGATATTCTATTGTTGATCATAAATGGATTCATGATAGGGCAGTTGAAGCTTTGCATTATATTGGAAGAAAACCAAATTGGCAAAGAGAGCCTAAAACTTTAGATCTTTCCTATGATAGATACCAAATGGAAAAAATCACTTCAAAAGGCTTTTCAATTGGTTATGTGGTTTGGGGAATGACATCAAAAGGGGCGTTTATTGTAGATGTTGCACCTTTGGTTGATGAAACAAAATATGAGGATATTGTAAAAGACCTTTTAAATAGATTCGCTGATTTAAAATTCAAAGACGTAACTATGGTATCTCTTCCAGAAGATGATCCTTTAAACAAAATACTAAAAAAATTCAACTTCAATGTATTTTTAAAACAGGTAGAAATGGAAAAAAGAATACATTAA
- a CDS encoding pyruvate carboxylase subunit B — protein MTKFVDTTLRDGQQSIIATRMKTSEFEPVLKDFDTVGFHSMEVWGGATYDSCIRYLNEDPWERLKTIRKKLKNTQIQMLLRGQNIVGYRNYADDVVELFINKVADYGMDIIRVFDALNDIRNLKKSIEVAKKRNIHVQGAISYTISPVHNLEFYLNYAKELIDHGVDSIVIKDMAGLLTPKMAYDLVKELKRKYNVPIELHSHNTAGMASIAYQAAIDAGVDLIDTALSPFANASSQPAVEPFNFALGEPLDSDKLYDLAHYFWKVRENHIEDDMRMVSIDSRILKAQIPGGMFSNLVSQLKAQKMLHLLDEVLEEVPRVRKDLGYPPLVTPTSQIVGVQAVLNVMYKERYKSITKEVKNYLKGMYGRPPAPVDEELLKKALGNEKPIDCRPADLLKPEIEKARNEICVLAETDEDLLTYILFGEVGKKYLKDKYEKEIQVDFELVEETEDFVEDESIYPV, from the coding sequence ATGACAAAATTTGTTGATACCACATTACGTGACGGCCAGCAATCAATAATTGCGACTCGAATGAAAACCTCTGAATTTGAGCCTGTTTTAAAAGATTTTGATACAGTAGGTTTTCATTCAATGGAGGTATGGGGCGGTGCAACATACGACTCATGTATAAGATATCTAAACGAAGATCCATGGGAAAGACTAAAAACAATAAGAAAAAAGTTAAAAAACACGCAAATACAGATGTTATTAAGAGGACAAAATATTGTTGGATATAGAAATTATGCTGATGATGTAGTTGAATTATTTATAAACAAAGTAGCGGATTATGGTATGGACATAATAAGAGTATTTGATGCTTTAAATGATATAAGAAACTTAAAAAAGAGTATAGAAGTTGCTAAAAAGAGGAATATACATGTTCAGGGTGCAATATCTTATACAATAAGTCCTGTTCATAATCTTGAATTTTATTTAAACTATGCAAAAGAATTAATAGATCACGGTGTTGATTCAATAGTTATAAAAGATATGGCTGGATTATTAACTCCTAAAATGGCGTATGATTTAGTAAAAGAATTAAAGAGAAAATACAATGTACCAATAGAATTGCATTCTCATAATACGGCAGGTATGGCTTCTATTGCATATCAAGCAGCAATTGATGCTGGTGTTGATTTAATAGATACAGCATTAAGCCCATTTGCAAATGCAAGTTCTCAACCGGCAGTTGAACCATTTAACTTTGCATTAGGAGAACCGCTTGATTCCGATAAACTTTATGATCTCGCGCATTATTTCTGGAAAGTAAGGGAAAATCATATAGAAGACGATATGCGAATGGTATCAATTGACTCAAGAATATTAAAGGCACAAATTCCAGGCGGAATGTTTTCAAACCTTGTATCCCAATTAAAAGCTCAAAAAATGTTGCATTTATTAGATGAAGTATTAGAAGAAGTTCCAAGAGTGCGAAAAGATCTTGGATATCCACCACTTGTAACTCCTACAAGTCAAATAGTTGGTGTTCAGGCAGTTTTAAATGTTATGTATAAAGAACGATATAAGTCAATTACAAAAGAGGTTAAAAATTACCTAAAAGGAATGTATGGAAGACCACCTGCACCAGTAGATGAAGAACTTTTAAAGAAAGCACTTGGAAACGAAAAACCAATAGACTGCAGACCAGCAGATTTATTAAAACCTGAAATAGAAAAAGCAAGAAATGAAATATGTGTTTTAGCTGAAACAGATGAAGATTTATTGACATATATCCTATTTGGTGAAGTAGGAAAGAAATATCTAAAAGACAAATATGAAAAAGAAATACAGGTTGATTTCGAACTTGTTGAAGAAACAGAAGATTTTGTTGAAGATGAAAGTATATATCCAGTATAA
- a CDS encoding Crp/Fnr family transcriptional regulator, whose amino-acid sequence MRSEFFQNVFGENSEILKKYGRTLKIKKNHVLHSPNEKLEQISIILSGKLKVVKYAPDGNEQVLKYLKENESFGEGLIFSDENYPSYIVAEKDSEVFEISKEGVLKLFKENETFLILYLNEISKKLLNLSNIVDILIIKSIKERLIRYFLLLHKQQKSDIIYFKSKQQIANDIGSVREVVSKKIKELENEGYIKIIDRNHVKLLNIKSLK is encoded by the coding sequence GTGAGAAGTGAATTTTTTCAAAATGTTTTTGGTGAAAACAGTGAGATATTAAAAAAGTACGGTCGTACTCTTAAAATCAAAAAAAATCACGTTTTACATTCACCAAATGAAAAATTAGAACAAATTAGTATTATATTATCCGGTAAATTGAAAGTTGTAAAATATGCTCCAGACGGTAATGAACAGGTTTTAAAATACTTGAAAGAGAATGAAAGTTTTGGTGAGGGACTAATTTTTTCTGATGAAAATTATCCATCATATATTGTTGCGGAAAAGGATTCTGAAGTCTTTGAAATATCAAAAGAAGGTGTTTTGAAGTTATTTAAAGAAAATGAGACTTTTCTTATATTGTATTTAAATGAAATCTCCAAGAAATTATTAAATCTTTCTAATATTGTGGATATTCTAATTATAAAATCGATAAAGGAGCGTTTAATTCGATATTTCCTATTATTACATAAACAGCAAAAATCTGATATTATTTATTTTAAATCAAAGCAGCAAATAGCAAATGATATCGGCAGTGTTCGTGAAGTGGTATCAAAAAAGATAAAAGAATTAGAAAATGAAGGTTATATTAAAATTATTGATAGAAATCATGTCAAGTTGTTGAATATTAAATCTCTAAAATAA
- a CDS encoding permease, translated as MNTIVLYGIAVSFLGWSIFKSKDKTKESLVLSKNLLVKTFIEIIGVMALVGLVLAILPPELIKQLLGNSNEFLSTIYGAVIGALTIIPAFIAFPLSKSLYQSGANLTAIAAFITTLTMVGFATMPIEIKYFGKKFTLHRLWLSFVAAILIATGMAVIL; from the coding sequence GTGAATACCATTGTATTATATGGAATAGCCGTTTCATTTTTAGGTTGGTCTATTTTTAAGAGTAAAGATAAAACAAAGGAAAGTTTAGTATTATCAAAAAATTTGTTGGTAAAAACTTTTATTGAAATTATTGGAGTTATGGCTTTAGTAGGTTTAGTATTGGCTATATTGCCACCGGAATTAATTAAACAGTTATTGGGAAATTCAAACGAGTTTTTAAGCACAATATATGGTGCAGTTATAGGTGCTTTAACTATAATACCAGCATTTATTGCATTCCCGCTTTCTAAATCTCTCTACCAAAGTGGAGCAAATTTAACAGCAATTGCAGCATTTATCACAACATTAACTATGGTTGGATTCGCTACTATGCCAATTGAAATTAAATATTTTGGAAAGAAATTTACATTGCATAGATTATGGCTTAGTTTTGTTGCTGCTATATTAATTGCTACAGGAATGGCGGTGATATTATGA
- a CDS encoding permease translates to MKKILDLIKNNKLIFVSIVLYGIAFFVKPEIFFKGLEMTKGFLIEMVEVMPPILIISSLITVWVPSEVIMRHFGEESGFKGKLLSMFTGAISAGPIYAAFPVAQALFLKGASIANLVIIISSWAVVKVVMFMVESSFLGLPFALTRYALTIPAIFIMGYIMEKLVKREDILNEIENTEIVYRNEKEVLNDLPNMNCGACGYANCKLFAEGVIKGEVTIDDCVIRAKMRKSA, encoded by the coding sequence ATGAAGAAGATATTGGATTTAATTAAAAATAATAAATTAATCTTTGTAAGTATCGTTTTGTATGGAATTGCATTTTTTGTAAAACCAGAAATTTTCTTTAAAGGGTTAGAAATGACAAAAGGATTTCTAATTGAAATGGTTGAGGTTATGCCACCTATTCTTATAATCTCCTCATTGATTACTGTATGGGTACCATCAGAAGTTATAATGAGACATTTCGGTGAAGAATCTGGATTTAAAGGAAAGTTGTTATCAATGTTTACAGGTGCAATTTCAGCCGGTCCTATATATGCAGCATTTCCAGTTGCACAGGCTTTATTCTTAAAAGGAGCAAGTATTGCTAATTTAGTTATAATTATTAGTTCATGGGCAGTAGTTAAGGTTGTTATGTTCATGGTTGAATCAAGCTTCCTTGGATTGCCTTTCGCTTTAACAAGATATGCTTTAACAATTCCTGCAATATTTATTATGGGATATATAATGGAAAAACTTGTAAAACGTGAAGATATATTAAATGAAATTGAAAATACAGAAATTGTATATAGGAATGAAAAAGAAGTATTAAATGATTTACCAAATATGAATTGTGGTGCTTGTGGTTATGCAAATTGTAAGTTATTTGCAGAGGGAGTTATAAAAGGCGAAGTTACAATAGATGATTGTGTAATTAGAGCAAAAATGCGTAAATCCGCTTAA